In Trichlorobacter lovleyi, the DNA window CCGCTGGGGGTGATCCTGGGGTATGCAGCCTATCTGGAAGGGAAGCTCTCCCCCGATGACCCGCATTACAAGTACATCCATGAGATCAAGCGGGAAAGCAAACGCTGCAAGAAGATCGTACAGGACCTGCTCTCCTATGCCCGCACCCCGCGCCCTACACTTGAGATGACCGACCTGAACGAGCTGCTGACTGAGATTGTCGAATTTGCAGCCAACCACACCGACATGCGGGGGGTCACGATCAAGCCGGAGTTTGAGGCGAATCTGCCCAAGGTGCTGCTGGACGGGGATCAACTGCGCCAGGTGGCCATCAACCTGATCCTGAACGCCGGTGGTGCCATGCCTGAAGGCGGTACCCTGCAGGTCAGAACGGAAACCGGCCCGGAACGGACCATCAAAATCAGCTTCCGGGACACCGGCTGCGGCATCCCCCAAGAAAGCCTGGAAAAGATCTTTGAGCCGTTCTACACCACCAAGGCCCGCGGCACCGGACTGGGGCTGGCCATCACCCGTCAGATTGTAGAGATGCATCACGGCGATATCACGATTGAAAGCGAGACCGGCAAAGGGACCACCGTAACCGTGATACTGCCAATCGACCACGAGGAACTGGTATGACCGACAAACAGCGTATTCTGCTGATCGATAACGAGGAAGGCCTCTGCCGGATGATGGAGCAGGTGCTGTTGGACAGCGGCTATCTGGTGCGGGCCTACACCAGCCCGGTCAAGGCGATGGAAGAGTTCTCGGCCGCTGCCTGGGATCTGGTGATTACCGACATCAAGATGCCGGGGATGACCGGACTTGAGGTGCTGCAGCGGGTCAAGGAGAAGTGCCGTGACCTGCCGGTGATCATCATCACCGCCTATGCCACGGTGGAGATGTCAATCCAGGCCCTGCGCAAGGGGGCCTATGACATGCTGACCAAACCGTTTGAACCGGATGAACTGGTCTTCCGGGTCAAAAACGCCCTGCAGCAGGCCCAGCTGACTGAAGAAAACCGGGAACTGCGGCGTGAGATCGAAGAAAAGCTGCAGTTTGACAATATCATCGGCTCATCAGGGGCCCTGCGCAATGTGCTGGACAAGGTGGCCAAAGTGGCGGGCAGGGACACCTCGATCCTGATTACCGGCGAATCAGGCACCGGCAAGGAACTGATCGCCCAGGCGGTACATATCCACTCCAACCGCAAAGAAGGCAGGTTCATGGCGGTCAACTGCGGTGGGCTGCCGGAAAGCATCCTGGAAAGTGAGCTGTTCGGCTATCGCAAAGGCGCCTTTACCGGCGCCGCCGAAAACCGCCAGGGCCTGCTGGAGGCGGCGGATGGCGGCACCCTGTTTCTGGACGAGGTGGGCAACCTGCCGATGAACGTGCAGAAGACCCTCTTGCGCTTTCTGCAGGAAAAGGAGTTTCGCCGGGTGGGTGACACCAACTCCACCAGGGTGGATGTACGGATCATCTCGGCCACCAACGCCGACCTGAAGGAAGGGGTCCGGACCGGCACATTCCGGGAGGATCTCTACTACCGCCTGAATGTGGTCAACCTGCACCTCCCCCCCCTGCGGGACCGGATCGATGACATTCCGCTGCTGGCTGCCCATTTCATCCACCTGCAAAACCAGAAATTCGGCACGGCGGTCAAGGCGTTTGAGCGGGATGCCATGCAGATCCTCTGCACCTTTGAGTGGCCCGGCAATATCCGCCAGCTGCGTAACGTGATCGAGGCCTGCATGGCCATGGAGGCGAGCGACTATATCAGCCTGGACACCCTGGGACA includes these proteins:
- a CDS encoding sigma-54-dependent transcriptional regulator, producing the protein MTDKQRILLIDNEEGLCRMMEQVLLDSGYLVRAYTSPVKAMEEFSAAAWDLVITDIKMPGMTGLEVLQRVKEKCRDLPVIIITAYATVEMSIQALRKGAYDMLTKPFEPDELVFRVKNALQQAQLTEENRELRREIEEKLQFDNIIGSSGALRNVLDKVAKVAGRDTSILITGESGTGKELIAQAVHIHSNRKEGRFMAVNCGGLPESILESELFGYRKGAFTGAAENRQGLLEAADGGTLFLDEVGNLPMNVQKTLLRFLQEKEFRRVGDTNSTRVDVRIISATNADLKEGVRTGTFREDLYYRLNVVNLHLPPLRDRIDDIPLLAAHFIHLQNQKFGTAVKAFERDAMQILCTFEWPGNIRQLRNVIEACMAMEASDYISLDTLGQVIDLPEGRIIPATVQAGPVLSDDLPFTEALERFERDLLRDLLKKHGGAVDSAAKEAGMNVATLYRKIKRYGLRKEEYAD